The proteins below are encoded in one region of Methanosarcina barkeri 3:
- a CDS encoding transcriptional regulator, giving the protein METPCQKIVWDLVPAIRASLAIELVKKGQSQAASAKLLEIAPSAVSQYISGKRGYRIEFQGETKELIEKLAQDLIENRVDDFVARICEICVSARGIENKCNNGCSQEEHAEDETEDKT; this is encoded by the coding sequence ATGGAAACTCCGTGTCAGAAGATTGTGTGGGATCTGGTCCCCGCAATAAGGGCCAGTCTTGCAATCGAACTCGTAAAAAAAGGACAGTCACAGGCAGCATCTGCAAAGTTGCTGGAGATTGCTCCATCGGCAGTTTCCCAGTATATTTCGGGAAAAAGAGGATACAGAATCGAGTTTCAGGGCGAAACTAAAGAACTGATCGAAAAGCTTGCTCAGGACCTGATTGAGAACAGAGTTGATGACTTTGTAGCAAGAATCTGTGAGATCTGTGTAAGTGCCAGAGGAATTGAAAATAAGTGCAACAACGGTTGTAGTCAGGAAGAACATGCAGAGGATGAAACAGAAGATAAAACTTGA
- a CDS encoding O-acetylhomoserine aminocarboxypropyltransferase/cysteine synthase family protein, which translates to MTDENRNLNEKEDKENRESQKTKSREKKKSESLGVSTLAVHAGAKPDPTTGARSVPIYQTAAYVFKDAEEAANLFGLRKEGNIYTRLMNPTTDVFEKRMAALEGGIGALAVASGMAAITTALLTFTKPGDEIISGDKLYGGTYELFNYTFPKLGRTVKFVDVGKPEEFKNTISEKTKALYVESIGNPGLDVPDFEKLAGIAHAAGIPLVVDNTVSPLILRPIEHGVDIVVYSATKFIGGHGTSIGGIIVDSGNFDWNSEKFPEICEPDPGYHGLKYKEAFGKAAFIAKARVQFIRDTGACISPFNSFLFTLGLETLPLRMKKHCDNALEIAKFLEKHPKVSWVSYPGLESHGSHELAKKYLKSGNGALIGFGIKGGVKECKTFIEGLEIFSHLANIGDAKSLVIHPASTTHEQLSKEEQAACGVTEDFIRLSIGIEDAKDLIFDIEQALSEV; encoded by the coding sequence ATGACGGATGAAAACAGAAATCTGAACGAAAAAGAAGACAAGGAAAACCGGGAAAGTCAGAAAACAAAAAGTCGGGAAAAAAAGAAGTCAGAAAGCCTTGGAGTTTCTACCCTTGCAGTGCATGCAGGTGCAAAGCCTGATCCGACTACAGGGGCAAGATCAGTTCCGATTTATCAAACTGCAGCGTATGTATTTAAAGATGCTGAGGAAGCTGCCAACCTCTTCGGGCTCAGGAAAGAAGGCAATATTTATACTCGTCTTATGAACCCCACAACAGATGTTTTTGAAAAAAGGATGGCTGCCCTTGAAGGAGGCATAGGCGCCCTTGCAGTAGCTTCAGGAATGGCTGCAATTACAACCGCTCTGCTCACTTTTACAAAACCAGGAGACGAGATAATTTCAGGGGATAAGCTTTACGGAGGAACCTATGAGCTTTTTAACTATACTTTTCCCAAACTGGGAAGGACTGTAAAATTCGTAGACGTAGGTAAGCCTGAAGAATTCAAAAATACAATCTCCGAAAAAACAAAAGCACTTTATGTGGAATCGATAGGAAATCCCGGACTTGACGTTCCTGATTTTGAAAAACTCGCAGGGATTGCCCATGCTGCAGGAATTCCCCTTGTTGTGGACAATACGGTTTCTCCTTTGATCTTAAGGCCAATTGAACACGGAGTTGATATTGTTGTATATTCGGCAACCAAATTCATTGGCGGTCATGGTACTTCCATCGGAGGGATAATTGTTGACTCAGGAAACTTTGACTGGAACTCTGAAAAATTTCCTGAAATCTGCGAGCCTGATCCCGGATACCATGGTCTGAAGTATAAGGAAGCCTTTGGAAAGGCTGCTTTTATTGCAAAAGCAAGAGTACAGTTCATAAGAGATACAGGAGCCTGCATTTCTCCTTTTAACTCGTTTCTGTTTACCCTTGGGCTTGAAACTCTGCCACTCAGAATGAAGAAACATTGTGACAACGCCCTTGAAATTGCAAAATTTCTGGAAAAACATCCGAAAGTTTCCTGGGTTTCGTATCCAGGGCTTGAATCCCACGGCAGTCATGAACTTGCAAAGAAATATCTTAAATCAGGAAACGGTGCACTAATAGGTTTTGGAATCAAAGGCGGAGTGAAGGAATGCAAAACGTTTATCGAGGGGCTTGAGATCTTTTCCCACCTTGCAAATATCGGGGATGCAAAAAGCCTTGTAATCCATCCGGCTTCAACTACCCATGAGCAGCTATCAAAGGAAGAGCAGGCAGCCTGTGGAGTAACTGAGGATTTTATCAGGCTTTCCATAGGAATTGAAGATGCAAAGGACCTGATTTTCGATATTGAGCAGGCACTTTCCGAGGTATGA
- the nifS gene encoding cysteine desulfurase NifS has protein sequence MDNSATTPVRKEVVEEMLPYMTENFGNPSSIYEIGKISKHAIDKARKKVADALGAEENEIYFTSGGTESDNWAIKGIAFANRNKGKHIITSSIEHHAVLHTCAWLEGQGFEVTYLPVDKYGMVSPDEVKKAVRADTILISIMLANNEIGTIQPVEEIGKIAKENRIYFHTDAVQAIGHVPIDVNKMDIDLLSLSGHKFEGPKGCGALYIRKGTKIDILLHGGAQERKRRAGTENVPAIVGLGKAIELATAEIEESNKTLLELRERLIKGLLKIPKTHLNGHPTQRLANNVNITFEYIEGESLLLLLNAKGVFASTGSACNSSSLEPSHVLTACGVPHEIVHGSLRLSLGRMNSEQDVDRVLEAVPEIVQKLRNMSPLTPKDYRTI, from the coding sequence ATGGACAACTCGGCTACAACTCCTGTAAGAAAAGAAGTTGTCGAAGAGATGCTTCCGTACATGACTGAAAATTTCGGAAACCCTTCTTCGATTTATGAGATCGGAAAAATCTCAAAACATGCAATAGACAAAGCGAGAAAAAAGGTTGCGGATGCTCTCGGAGCTGAAGAAAACGAGATCTATTTCACATCAGGAGGTACTGAATCCGATAACTGGGCAATTAAGGGGATAGCTTTTGCAAACCGGAATAAAGGAAAACACATAATCACCTCTTCTATCGAACACCATGCAGTCCTGCATACCTGTGCCTGGCTTGAAGGGCAGGGCTTTGAGGTAACATACCTTCCTGTAGACAAATACGGAATGGTATCCCCTGATGAAGTGAAGAAGGCAGTTCGAGCCGATACCATCCTTATTTCCATAATGCTTGCAAACAATGAAATAGGGACAATCCAGCCTGTAGAGGAAATAGGAAAAATCGCTAAAGAGAACCGGATCTATTTCCATACGGATGCAGTGCAGGCAATAGGCCATGTCCCTATTGATGTCAATAAAATGGATATTGACCTTCTGTCACTTTCAGGTCATAAGTTCGAAGGTCCAAAAGGCTGCGGAGCTCTCTACATTCGAAAAGGGACAAAAATAGATATTCTTCTGCACGGCGGAGCTCAGGAAAGAAAGCGCAGGGCCGGAACCGAGAACGTCCCTGCCATTGTGGGCCTTGGAAAAGCTATAGAGCTCGCAACAGCCGAAATTGAAGAATCAAATAAAACCCTGCTTGAACTGAGAGAGCGCCTTATTAAAGGCCTTCTGAAAATCCCAAAAACTCACCTCAATGGGCATCCCACACAGAGGCTTGCAAATAATGTGAATATCACTTTTGAATACATAGAAGGCGAATCGCTTCTGCTGCTATTGAACGCAAAAGGAGTTTTTGCATCTACTGGGAGTGCATGTAACTCTTCTTCTCTTGAACCTTCACATGTGCTTACGGCTTGCGGAGTCCCACACGAAATCGTTCACGGGTCACTAAGGCTTAGCCTCGGAAGGATGAATTCAGAACAAGATGTGGACAGAGTACTTGAGGCTGTGCCTGAGATCGTACAGAAATTGAGAAATATGTCCCCACTTACCCCTAAAGATTACAGGACTATTTGA
- the nifU gene encoding Fe-S cluster assembly scaffold protein NifU yields the protein MDYSLKVMDHFSNPRNMGSIENSDSIGEVGNAKCGDIMKIYLKVEDDRIVDVKFQTFGCGAAIASSSMATEMIKGKTLEEAWKLSNKAVAEALDGLPPIKMHCSMLAEEAIHEAINDYLKKKGLEPWTE from the coding sequence ATGGACTACAGCCTTAAAGTAATGGATCATTTTTCAAACCCGAGAAACATGGGAAGTATTGAGAACAGTGATAGCATAGGAGAGGTTGGAAACGCGAAGTGCGGAGATATAATGAAAATCTACCTCAAGGTTGAGGATGATAGGATTGTGGATGTGAAGTTCCAGACCTTTGGATGCGGAGCTGCAATCGCATCGAGCAGTATGGCAACTGAAATGATTAAGGGAAAAACACTGGAAGAGGCCTGGAAACTTTCAAATAAAGCTGTTGCAGAAGCTCTTGACGGACTTCCTCCGATAAAAATGCACTGTTCAATGCTTGCAGAAGAGGCAATACATGAGGCAATTAATGATTATCTAAAGAAAAAAGGGCTTGAGCCGTGGACAGAGTAG
- the nadA gene encoding quinolinate synthase NadA, whose translation MELPVKKRLLNYLSKEIVMENESIIEEIKKLKVERNAVILSHFYTRSEVQEVADFVGDSLSLCKAAVNSKADVIVFAGVHFMAESAAIISPQKTVLLPVPDAGCPMADMITADSLRAAKEEHPEASVVCYVNSSAAVKAESDICCTSANAMNVVNSIEDREIIFIPDKNLGTFVSLHTDKKIHLWNGFCHVHDNIRDENMQELKKLHPDAEFLAHPECRPEVLKFADRILSTSGIVKEVEGSGSTEFIIGTEMEIVRSLKKKYPDKKFYPASEKTFCYNMKKITLEAILNSLQNMEYEIHVPDNIRVKARKALDRMLEISRS comes from the coding sequence ATTGAATTACCTGTCAAAAAGAGACTACTCAATTACCTGTCAAAAGAGATTGTTATGGAAAACGAGTCAATTATAGAAGAGATAAAAAAACTTAAAGTCGAAAGGAACGCAGTTATCCTTTCCCACTTTTACACTCGTAGCGAAGTTCAGGAAGTTGCGGACTTTGTCGGAGATTCGCTCTCCCTTTGCAAAGCTGCAGTTAATTCAAAAGCCGATGTTATAGTTTTTGCAGGCGTTCACTTCATGGCAGAATCGGCAGCAATAATTTCTCCTCAAAAGACAGTCCTTTTACCCGTACCTGATGCAGGCTGCCCTATGGCTGATATGATCACTGCGGACTCTCTGCGTGCTGCAAAAGAAGAGCATCCTGAAGCCTCAGTCGTATGCTATGTAAACAGTTCGGCAGCCGTAAAGGCCGAATCCGATATCTGCTGTACGTCAGCAAACGCGATGAATGTGGTAAATTCAATTGAAGATAGGGAAATTATATTTATTCCGGACAAAAACCTGGGAACTTTTGTATCTCTTCATACTGATAAAAAGATACATCTCTGGAACGGGTTCTGCCATGTTCATGATAACATTCGTGATGAAAATATGCAGGAATTAAAAAAGCTTCATCCTGATGCTGAATTTCTTGCACATCCGGAATGCAGGCCTGAAGTCCTGAAGTTTGCAGACCGGATTCTCAGTACCTCAGGAATAGTAAAAGAAGTGGAAGGTTCAGGTTCCACGGAATTCATAATCGGGACCGAAATGGAGATTGTTAGAAGCCTGAAAAAGAAGTACCCGGATAAGAAGTTCTATCCTGCCTCAGAGAAGACTTTTTGCTACAATATGAAGAAAATAACTCTTGAGGCTATTCTGAACAGCTTGCAGAATATGGAATATGAAATTCATGTTCCGGATAATATAAGGGTCAAAGCCAGAAAAGCCCTGGACAGGATGCTTGAGATTAGCAGGTCCTGA
- a CDS encoding homoserine O-acetyltransferase has product MEIPTQVPHFKNLFSGKKGQNLGIVSSMNYEIPGIFKLESGKTLSHVRIEYEMYGKMNQDKSNVILICHALTGDAHAAGFHAGDKKPGWWNIVIGPNKAFDTEKYCIICSNIIGGCKGSTGPSSISPETGKPYGISFPILTIADMVNAQKKLVEHLGVKQLFAVAGGSMGGMQVLQWTVSYPEMVKKAIAIATTASTTPQQIAFGAIGRKAITDDPKWNGGNYYGKKIPAQGLALARMIGHITYLSDASMQKKFGRAQQEKADPDLSKIHLEAPSETSSRISSEALSETYSEVSSETYSEIFPDNFSNFQVESYLNHQGDTFTKRFDANSYLYITKAVDFFDLSENGSLIEGFSGVTAKYLVISITSDWLYPPYQSQEIVSALTANGVDAKYEEIRSQYGHDAFLLEEGQLNYLIRGFLSQILVSDIMYQNFYSVSRHETIENASTLMVKKKVNHLPVVSEDGKLEGIVTSWDITKAVACKITELDEIITRDVKYVFSGDKIETASSIMEDYSISALPVIDSENRVIGMVTSESISALIGKFG; this is encoded by the coding sequence ATGGAGATCCCGACCCAGGTTCCTCATTTTAAAAACCTTTTTTCGGGAAAAAAAGGCCAGAATCTTGGGATAGTCAGTTCAATGAACTATGAAATTCCTGGAATTTTCAAGCTCGAGAGTGGAAAGACGCTATCTCATGTCAGGATAGAGTATGAGATGTATGGGAAGATGAACCAGGATAAGAGTAATGTTATCCTGATCTGCCATGCCCTTACAGGTGATGCCCATGCTGCCGGATTTCATGCAGGTGACAAAAAACCAGGTTGGTGGAACATCGTAATCGGCCCTAACAAAGCATTTGATACGGAGAAATATTGCATCATCTGTTCAAATATAATAGGGGGATGTAAAGGTTCTACAGGCCCTTCTTCCATCAGCCCCGAAACAGGAAAGCCCTACGGTATTTCTTTTCCTATACTTACTATCGCAGATATGGTAAATGCCCAGAAAAAGCTTGTCGAGCATCTGGGTGTAAAACAACTTTTTGCAGTTGCAGGCGGCTCAATGGGCGGAATGCAGGTACTTCAGTGGACGGTTAGTTACCCTGAAATGGTGAAAAAAGCAATTGCGATCGCAACAACTGCATCCACGACCCCTCAGCAAATCGCATTCGGAGCAATCGGAAGAAAAGCGATAACCGATGACCCAAAATGGAATGGAGGGAATTATTACGGAAAGAAAATCCCTGCACAGGGACTGGCGCTTGCCCGCATGATAGGACATATTACGTACTTAAGCGATGCTTCTATGCAAAAGAAGTTCGGAAGGGCTCAGCAGGAGAAAGCAGACCCTGATCTATCAAAGATACATCTGGAAGCCCCTTCAGAAACTTCTTCAAGAATCTCATCAGAAGCTTTATCCGAAACCTATTCAGAAGTCTCTTCAGAAACCTATTCAGAAATTTTCCCTGACAATTTTTCGAATTTTCAGGTTGAAAGTTATCTGAATCACCAGGGAGATACTTTTACAAAACGTTTTGATGCCAATTCTTATCTTTATATTACAAAAGCCGTGGATTTCTTTGACCTTTCGGAGAACGGGTCTCTTATAGAGGGTTTTTCCGGGGTTACTGCAAAATATCTTGTGATTTCCATAACTTCAGACTGGCTCTATCCTCCATATCAATCCCAGGAAATCGTATCTGCGCTCACTGCAAACGGAGTTGATGCAAAGTACGAGGAAATCAGGTCCCAGTACGGGCATGATGCTTTTTTGCTCGAAGAAGGACAGCTCAACTACCTTATAAGGGGCTTTCTTTCACAGATTCTTGTAAGCGACATTATGTACCAGAACTTCTATTCGGTTTCCAGACACGAAACGATAGAAAACGCTTCAACCCTTATGGTAAAGAAGAAAGTAAACCATCTTCCTGTAGTATCCGAAGACGGAAAGCTTGAAGGCATAGTCACTTCCTGGGACATTACAAAAGCGGTTGCCTGTAAAATCACTGAACTGGATGAAATAATTACCCGCGACGTGAA